CTCTTTCCCGGCGATTTCAAACGATTCACCTGCCCGAACCGACAGTCGGCGAAACCATCACCATCCTGCAGGGCCTGAAGAAACGGTTTGAGGACCACCACCAGATAACCTACACTGCAACAGCCCTGGAGGCAGCAGCTGAATTGACCAGCCACTATATCAACGACCGCTATCTGCCGGATAAGGCCATTGATGTCATTGATGAAGCGGCGGCGGCCATTCACCTGCTGCCGGCCCACCGACAGCGCAAACGGGTAACCAGGACGGATATTGAACAGGTGGTCTCATTGATCGCCAGAGTCCCGGTACAAAAGGCAACCACCAAAGCACAGGAACAGCTGATCGATCTGGAAGGAAATCTTAAACGGCTGATTTTCGGCCAGGACCAGGCCATAAGCACGTTAAGCAAGGCGTTGAAACGCTCTAGGGCCGGGCTCAACAACCCTGATCGGCCTGTCGGCTGTTTTCTTTTTACCGGCCCCACCGGGGTTGGCAAGACGGAAATCAGCCGACAGCTGGCAGCCTTGCAGGGGATCGAATTCATCCGTTTTGACATGAGCGAGTATATGGAGAAACACGCCGTTGCCCGGCTGATTGGCGCCCCGCCGGGTTATGTCGGTTTTGAGCAGGGCGGGCTGCTCACCGAACAGGTCCGCAAACATCCCTACAGCGTTGTACTCCTTGATGAAATTGAAAAGGCACACCCGGATATTTTCAATATCCTGTTGCAGATCATGGATTACGCCACTCTGACGGACAACAACGGCAACAAGGCCGATTTTCGCCATGTTGTTCTGATTATGACCAGCAACGCCGGTGCCCGGGAGATGGCCGGCAATACCATAGGGTTCAGCAACCTGGATGCCGATGCTGACGGCCAGGGACGGAAAGCTCTTGAACGGCTGTTTGCACCGGAATTTCGCAACCGGCTTGATGAGATCCTGTTCTTCAAGACCTTGAGCCGGGAAACCATGATCAGGGTGGTGGACAAATTCCTGACAAAACTGGATCATCACCTGATAAAGCAGAAGGTCGAGTTTTCCATTACCGATGCTGCCAAATCCTGGCTGGCTGAGCATGGTTATGATCCCAAATTCGGCGCCCGCCCCCTTGATCGGCTGATCCAGGAAACCATCAAAGACCCGCTGGCCGAAGAAATTCTTTTTGGCCGGCTGCAGGGTGGCGGGATTGTCAGGGCCCGACGGGGCAAAGATGGCATCACCTTCTCCTTCCCTGGGAACTGACGCTAGCCACCTGTCATCAAGCTATCCGGGAGCGTCGTGCCGTGCCGGTTTACCAGCTTACCAATGAATTGAATTTTCCCCCGCCTCAAATGGCTGAGCCCTCAGGACTGCTGGCCATCGGCGGCGATCTGAGTACCGAGCGGCTGTTGCAGGCGTATGCCCGCGGAATCTTCCCCTGGTATTCAGCCGGTGACCCCCTGCTCTGGTGGTCGCCGGATCCCCGCACCATCATCATCCCCGATGAATTTCATTGTTCACGACGCCTCCGCCGGCTCATCCGCCAGCAGGTGTACACCATCCGCGCCGATACCGCTTTTGCCGAGGTTGTTGAAGCCTGCGCCGGCATTCCCCGCGCCCATGAGCAGGGAACCTGGATTACCCCGGAGATGCAGTCGGCCTATTGCCGGCTTCACAAGGCCGGTTTCGCCCACTCCATTGAGGCCTGGCAGAGAGAAGAACTGGTCGGCGGCCTCTATGGCGTTTCCCTGGGCCGGGGATTTTTCGGCGAATCGATGTTTTCACACACCAGCAACGCCTCCAAAACCGCACTGGCCGCACTGGTGGAAACACTTGCCAGCTGGCATTACCTGTTCATCGACTGCCAATTTACGACCGCCCATCTCTCCACCTTGGGAGCACGGGAAATCCCCAGGCAGCGCTATCTGGCCCTGCTGCATGAAGCCTTCCGGCACCCCACTGGGCCAGGGTTGTGGACTGCATCCTTCCCGACCGCCGGTGAAATACCCTAAAAAAGGAGGGGTGCACCTACCGATGCACCCCTCCTTGCACATAAGAACCATAAGCACAGCTTGCCTAGGTGGCCGCCTGGACCATCAGTTTCGTCACCAGTTTGGCGAACCTCACCGGATTTGACACCGGCGAACCTTCGGCCAGCAACGCTTGGTCAAACAGCAGATCACCATACTCCACCAGACGCGGATCACTGGGGTTGGCCACATAGAGGTCATGTATGGCGGCAATCAACGGGTGTTGCGGATTAATCTCCATTATCCTTTTGGTTTCAGGAACTTCCTGGCCAGCGGCTTTCAGCAGTCGCTGCATGCTGGCACTCATATCATGTTCATCGGCAACCAGGCAGGCAGGGCTGTCAGTGAGGCGGGAAGACAGCTTGGCCTCTTTCACCTGCTCTTTAAGGACATTTTTCAGGAAGGTGAGCAGCGCGGAATAGTGTTCTTCATCAGCCTTCAGCTGTTCTTCCGAAGCCTTTTTTTCCTCTTCACTCAACAATGCCACCTCTCCCTTGGCCAGCGATTTCAAGGATTTTTCCTGGTAGGTGGTCATGGTCTGCAAAACCCACTCGTCAACTGGGTCGGTCATCAGCAGAACTTCATACCCCTTGCGCTTCAACGCCTCAAGATGGGGGGAACTGGCCAGCATCTCCCGGTTTTCACCGGTCAGATAATAGATCTCTTTCTGCCCTTCAGGCATCCGGGAAACATACTCTTTCAAGGTCGTCAACTCCGCTCCCCGGGTACTGGCAACC
This genomic stretch from Candidatus Anaeroferrophillus wilburensis harbors:
- a CDS encoding leucyl/phenylalanyl-tRNA--protein transferase encodes the protein MPVYQLTNELNFPPPQMAEPSGLLAIGGDLSTERLLQAYARGIFPWYSAGDPLLWWSPDPRTIIIPDEFHCSRRLRRLIRQQVYTIRADTAFAEVVEACAGIPRAHEQGTWITPEMQSAYCRLHKAGFAHSIEAWQREELVGGLYGVSLGRGFFGESMFSHTSNASKTALAALVETLASWHYLFIDCQFTTAHLSTLGAREIPRQRYLALLHEAFRHPTGPGLWTASFPTAGEIP
- the clpA gene encoding ATP-dependent Clp protease ATP-binding subunit ClpA; this encodes MLSKDLEYTILSAFREAQRRSHEYLCIEHLLYALLDNETGVELISQCGGKPEMLKEKLETYFSTRMPTLPDGKRQPPVETIAFQRLIQRVILHVQAAEKKEADLGDLLAAIFEEKESHACYFLQEQEITRLTVLTYLAHGIKQEEMSATEKTADLDSKTAAEKPAEQGSFLAKYTVNLLQEAAAGRIDPLIGRQQEMQRTLQVLCRRQKNNPLFVGEPGVGKTAMAEGLALQIHAGKVPAALLGYQVYALDLGALLAGTKFRGQFEERLKGVIGELRRRKQVILFIDEIHTIVGAGATSGSSMDASNILKPFLASGELRCIGATTHEEYKLNFAKDRALSRRFQTIHLPEPTVGETITILQGLKKRFEDHHQITYTATALEAAAELTSHYINDRYLPDKAIDVIDEAAAAIHLLPAHRQRKRVTRTDIEQVVSLIARVPVQKATTKAQEQLIDLEGNLKRLIFGQDQAISTLSKALKRSRAGLNNPDRPVGCFLFTGPTGVGKTEISRQLAALQGIEFIRFDMSEYMEKHAVARLIGAPPGYVGFEQGGLLTEQVRKHPYSVVLLDEIEKAHPDIFNILLQIMDYATLTDNNGNKADFRHVVLIMTSNAGAREMAGNTIGFSNLDADADGQGRKALERLFAPEFRNRLDEILFFKTLSRETMIRVVDKFLTKLDHHLIKQKVEFSITDAAKSWLAEHGYDPKFGARPLDRLIQETIKDPLAEEILFGRLQGGGIVRARRGKDGITFSFPGN